TTTTCCCAATAAAGCTTAAAAAGGTTCTTAGCGGAACCAAAAAGACCAACATAAAAAGTGTCGAACAAAAAGACTGTTCCTGCTCACCATAAAGAGAAAATCATGTGATACTTTATTTAGTAGTAAGGAGTGAAATGGGGTACGTCCCAAGCGCGTACAAAACACtggttaaaaaagaagaaagaccTATTGTAAACATACAGTCATGGTGGTTTACGCTTTCTTCCAcagctaaaaaaataaaataaaagcatgtctcGGATGCCCTCAGTCCTGGATCTTCTGCTTAGCTGGCAATTTTCTCGATCTCATCAAGATCGTCTGTGTCAAGCTTTTCAATTTTCTTGTCTGTGGAGAGACATAGTCAGCGTGAGTGAACAATAACCAGGGCCACCAactcacgacacacacacagggtgagAGACTCACTGAAATGATCCTGGATCCGGTTGAGGATGTTCATGCTCTGCCTGCTGTCCACCATGTTGATGGCCAGGCCGCGCTTGCCAAACCGCCCGGTGCGGCCGATCCGGTGCAGGTAAGTCTCGTTGTCAGGGTTGCCGTCTTTGTCGACGGGCAGGTCGAAGTTGATCACCACGGACACCTGCTCCACGTCAATGCCTGGGAGGAAGACGCAGGAGGTCACAAAACACTCACATCCACTCAGCACGGTCACTAACAAATGAGAGGCGGGAGGGAATCACAGCCAACTGTATATTCCtgtcacacacagactgacaatCAGCTGATCACACAAGGATGGGCGGAGAGAACGTGACATTTCTGTCCAGGACAACAATACTTAAAtaccagagagagaaaaaaagtaccTCGTGCGCACACGTTAGTTGTGACAAGCACCTTCTCCTTGCCATCTCTGAAGCGCTCAATGACGGCGGCCCTTTGCTCGACTTGCATCTCACCgctcagcagcgccacctggtggccttcAGAGGAAAGCTCCCCTGCCAGCCAGCCTGCCGTCTTCCTCGTCTGTTGGACAGGATTCAACAATGAAAGGGATTCAGATGAAGGaacgaaataaaaacaaaaatgcaagcGCTCGGAACAAGGTTTTATCATTAAGCAACAACATTTCTGTAACATGTCTGACACCAGAAGGATCCAACTGAAGTGAAGCTAACGGCACTCACATGGCAGAAGATCATGGCCTGGGCGATGGTGATGGCGCCGTAGATGTTACACAAAGCCTGGAACTTCTCCTCCTTGTTGTTGCACAGGACGTAAAACTGCTTGATGGTGTCCAAcgtttcctcttctcttttcAGCTTGATGATGTTTGGCTCAGGCACAATGCGCTTGGCAAAGTTCCAGACCGACTCTTCAAACGTGGCAGAGAACAGCAACATCTGGCAGGTTTTGGGCAGCATCCTGCAAAATCAACGCTCCTTTGTTACAACTGGACACCAAATCCCATTAACTACAGAGCCACTATCGCACAACTGCGATCATTGAAAAAGAATTCATACCCATTTTCCCCTTGGTCAGTTGCCAAGGTAACGTTGTGTTATTCAAGTTTTATCAAGTGTTTATTTTAtaaacctcttcaaggagggaaaaaaaaagaaaaaaccttgcagaatgctcTCTCTCATGCCAATTCACTGGCATGAAAATGGACAATAATGTGTGCAGTAGCACCATTGTGTTTGTGAGTCTCATGGGCAAGGAACTGTGTTCAGTTCCTCCCAGCCAACGCTCATTGAAACAACGCCGATCGATTGACGATTGATGTAGCACCTCATAGAGATCGACAATGCAGGGGCAGTTTAAAATTCCCTCACGCAGTCTCAAACATGCAACGGTATCACGAGTGTGCTTGCTTGTGAAGCCACGCTCTGCAGTGCCTGCTTCCAACGACACGATCAGCAGAGCGACATTCTGACCTTTGGATGCGAATGCTCTGGTCCTGGTGTCCCTGTGTGGCGATCATGACGTCGGCCTCGTCCAGCACAAACACCTTGATCCTCTTGGGGTCGATGAACTTGAACTTCCTGCACCAGTCCAGCATGGTGCCCGGGGTGCCGATGACAATCTGCTCCTGAAGCTTCATGCCTTGCTGCACTGGAGCAggccagaaacacacacacactctttgttacaaagaggaaaacaacGCAGAATTACACAATGGTAAGGAGAGACTTACACTTGTTTCCTCTGATAGCGTAGACCAGCTGGACCTCGGGATAGTGTTTGCCCATCTGCTCAATGACTTTACCAGTTTGAAGCGCCAGTTCataggtgggggacacacaGAGGCactggaggaggggggggaAATTCTGCTCACTTATAATACAAACGTCATCAACAGTCTACAGTTCGGAGAGGAACATTTGGATAGAGCAGCAAGAGAAAGCCAAACTCACCTGAGGGTACTTGTGATTGGGGTCCACATGGCTCAGCATGGCCAGAACAAAGGCAGCCGTTTTTCCTGTGCCAGACTGTGACTGTGCTATCAGATTCTGTGGACTGGAGAGACAGGTTAGCCGTGAACGGATGAGCCACACTATCGTAGGGTATGAGAGCTCAGACGCTACCAACGTTTATCCACATGTCATTGCAAAAACATTCCAACCACAGTAATGAATTACATTTGTCACCAATGTCCACTGACGGAAGCATTTGGGCACAGAGTATGTCAAAACATGACAGCGTTTACATTCTCACATCCTTTCACTGAAGAGAATCCAGCATTCTCTTCAGTGAAAGGATGTGAGACTGGGGGCAGTCGGGGCGTCCTGGGGAAAAATGGCCTAACTGTCAGATCATCGGTGCCTGTATGAACTAGCGTTAACTAAACTAGCTCGTGGCTTTGGAATCAAAGGAGTATCTTGAAGTTTCTTTTGGCACGAAGCCCCTGCTCCCCAGTGCCGAACTGCAGCGCTCAACAGCGCAGCTTGCTGCACGGCACACAGCGCTTGCCGAATTCGAGCAAAATAGCTGATCGGGATCAAAATTCACGTGGTTCTATGTATTTAATCAAGCGGCAAGGCTTCatatacattttgtttgaatgtttgtttatgtgagagagtttagaaaacagatgcacagctgatacaactgttggatatcttgcataaatatatgaaagaagatgaacacaACTGTAGACATTaagcttgtagtaagggaaagaatcataaaaatatgttgGGGTTTATATGTTGGGATAGCTGAGTAAAACAGCAtcgcatctgaaagtgttactgtggcagcAGCTACTGAGTAGCTCCGCTTACCATCATTTGACTCGgaggtttgtttttataaaaagatatttttgtacaaatagattgTACAGCTTGTTCTTGACAAAGCAAGTTGTAAAGTCAGTCATTGACATTGTTGACAGTGTTGGGAGGCCAATGGGCAGGGCTTTGGACGGCCTGCTTCAAAAGTTTAAGCATGAGTCGACTCATTACAGACGGCAGAGTCAGACAATATCATGCcagcaaaacaataaatatgcaGCGCACTCTTCTCAACACAATattgaatggaaaatgaaatggag
Above is a window of Synchiropus splendidus isolate RoL2022-P1 chromosome 6, RoL_Sspl_1.0, whole genome shotgun sequence DNA encoding:
- the ddx19b gene encoding ATP-dependent RNA helicase DDX19B, coding for MATDSWALAVDEQEAATESISKLQLRERVEENGSTLNSADSSSSAPGNTEGDGETKPTDDDTDDKAAQSLLNKLIRNNLVNTTNQVEVLQKDPNSPLYSVKSFEELRLKPQLLQGVYAMGFNRPSKIQETALPMMLAEPPQNLIAQSQSGTGKTAAFVLAMLSHVDPNHKYPQCLCVSPTYELALQTGKVIEQMGKHYPEVQLVYAIRGNKLQQGMKLQEQIVIGTPGTMLDWCRKFKFIDPKRIKVFVLDEADVMIATQGHQDQSIRIQRMLPKTCQMLLFSATFEESVWNFAKRIVPEPNIIKLKREEETLDTIKQFYVLCNNKEEKFQALCNIYGAITIAQAMIFCHTRKTAGWLAGELSSEGHQVALLSGEMQVEQRAAVIERFRDGKEKVLVTTNVCARGIDVEQVSVVINFDLPVDKDGNPDNETYLHRIGRTGRFGKRGLAINMVDSRQSMNILNRIQDHFNKKIEKLDTDDLDEIEKIAS